One Bacteroidota bacterium DNA window includes the following coding sequences:
- a CDS encoding ATP-binding domain-containing protein, with protein sequence MLCGILESDIPSDVMQSQNLQQSWKSRFSFELTAGQESLIGEMADFIFSSSPLKLFILRGYAGTGKTSLISSLVKTIPGFGINTVLLAPTGRAAKVFASYSGKPAYTIHKKIYFPGLSDDGHTSLILKQNPHRNTLFLIDEASMIPEYSGRNDLFDTGNILEDLIRYIYAAENCFAVFIGDTAQLPPVGLDISPALDAAKLSKNYGLLVQEFELTDVVRQPHASAILENATLIREKLRREETGIPLFGPCNHSDFYRINGSELEDALQDAYSNYGLENTVVLCRSNKRANIFNREIRNRLLFRENEINASDILMIVRNNYFWMEKGNNIEFIANGDMVEVRRIRRTSSLGDFHFADISFRWIDYPDEPDMECKVLLNSIMSDSASLPSSDMRILAKHILEGQEIPSEKSLRKDEYFNALQVKFAYAVTVHKSQGGQWDVVFIDQGYFTEDMINTDYFRWLYTALTRASKKVYLVNFHDRFFK encoded by the coding sequence ATGTTATGTGGAATTTTGGAATCGGATATCCCTTCTGATGTCATGCAAAGCCAAAACCTTCAGCAATCATGGAAAAGCCGGTTCTCCTTCGAACTAACTGCCGGTCAGGAAAGCCTGATCGGAGAGATGGCAGATTTTATTTTTTCATCCTCACCGTTAAAGCTTTTTATCCTCCGGGGATATGCAGGAACAGGAAAAACCAGTCTTATCAGCTCACTTGTAAAGACCATACCGGGGTTCGGCATAAACACGGTTTTACTGGCACCCACGGGCAGAGCAGCCAAAGTATTTGCTTCTTATTCAGGAAAACCGGCTTATACCATTCATAAAAAGATATATTTCCCAGGATTGTCGGATGATGGACATACCAGCCTTATCCTGAAACAAAATCCACACAGGAACACGCTTTTCCTTATCGATGAGGCGTCAATGATCCCGGAATATTCCGGAAGAAATGATCTGTTTGATACGGGCAATATCCTGGAAGACCTCATACGATATATTTATGCCGCAGAAAATTGTTTTGCCGTTTTCATCGGTGATACTGCCCAGCTGCCTCCGGTAGGCCTTGATATCAGTCCTGCCCTTGATGCGGCAAAGCTAAGCAAAAACTATGGCCTTCTTGTTCAGGAATTTGAACTCACCGATGTGGTCAGGCAGCCTCATGCATCAGCCATCCTGGAAAATGCAACCCTGATCAGGGAAAAACTTCGCAGGGAGGAAACCGGAATCCCCCTGTTTGGCCCATGCAACCATAGCGATTTTTACAGAATCAATGGCTCCGAACTCGAGGATGCCCTGCAGGATGCTTACTCTAACTACGGTCTGGAAAACACTGTCGTTTTGTGCCGCTCCAACAAAAGAGCCAATATCTTTAACCGGGAGATCAGGAACAGATTGCTGTTCCGCGAAAACGAAATCAATGCCAGCGATATACTTATGATTGTCAGAAATAATTATTTCTGGATGGAAAAAGGCAACAATATTGAATTCATAGCCAACGGCGACATGGTGGAAGTAAGAAGAATACGCCGCACCTCTTCGCTGGGGGATTTTCATTTTGCCGATATCAGTTTCCGCTGGATCGACTATCCGGATGAACCGGATATGGAATGTAAAGTTCTGCTGAACAGCATCATGAGTGACTCGGCCAGCCTCCCCTCATCGGATATGCGGATCCTGGCAAAACATATCCTGGAAGGCCAGGAAATCCCATCTGAAAAATCCTTGCGCAAAGATGAATATTTTAACGCATTGCAGGTAAAATTCGCATACGCCGTTACTGTGCATAAATCACAGGGAGGCCAATGGGATGTGGTTTTTATCGATCAGGGTTATTTCACCGAAGACATGATCAATACGGATTACTTCCGGTGGCTTTATACAGCCTTAACCCGTGCATCAAAAAAGGTATATCTGGTAAATTTTCACGACAGGTTTTTCAAATAA